A stretch of the Uranotaenia lowii strain MFRU-FL chromosome 3, ASM2978415v1, whole genome shotgun sequence genome encodes the following:
- the LOC129752984 gene encoding kinesin-II 85 kDa subunit-like, whose translation MPEETKSEGEIENVRVVVRVRPMDKNEIDSGSQNIIKADKCNRSITVFKPNASPSEPPKVYYFDNVFGEESTQVSETCIY comes from the exons atgcCG GAGGAAACAAAGTCAGAGGGAGAGATCGAAAATGTTCGTGTCGTCGTGCGAGTGCGTCCGATGGATAAAAATGAAATCGATTCTGGATCACAGAATATTATCAAGGCAGATAAGTGCAATCGGTCCATCACGGTTTTTAAGCCCAACGCCAGCCCAAGTGAACCACCTAAAGTTTACTACTTCGATAATGTGTTTGGAGAAGAATCGACTCAGGTTAGTGAAACGTGCATATATTAG
- the LOC129757961 gene encoding probable 18S rRNA (guanine-N(7))-methyltransferase, whose product MARRPEHLAPPEIFYNEEEARKYTNNTRIIDIQVEMCERAIELLVLPEDENHLILDIGCGSGLSGEVLEEQGHAWIGVDISKAMLDVALEREVEGDLILGDMGQGMPFKAGTFDGAVSISALQWLCNADKKSHVPSKRLYQFFSTLFSCLTRNARAVFQFYPENSEQIELVTSQAMKAGFYGGLVVDYPNSSKAKKYFLVLMTGGVAKLPTALGTEESSDQVSYSRKRDFAKNARGKPLKKSREWVLQKKERRRQQGNDTRKDSRYTARKRSGRF is encoded by the exons ATGGCACGGCGGCCGGAGCATTTGGCTCCACCGGAAATC TTCTACAACGAAGAAGAAGCTCGAAAGTATACGAACAACACCCGTATCATCGATATTCAGGTAGAAATGTGTGAACGAGCCATCGAGTTGCTGGTCTTGCCGGAAGATGAAAACCATCTTATTCTGGACATTGGCTGTGGTTCCGGTCTGTCGGGTGAGGTGTTGGAAGAGCAAGGTCATGCCTGGATTGGTGTGGATATATCTAAAGCGATGTTGGATGTTGCGTTGGAACGGGAAGTCGAAGGTGACTTAATACTTGGCGATATGGGTCAGGGAATGCCGTTCAAAGCTGGCACCTTCGATGGCGCCGTTTCGATATCAGCCCTGCAGTGGCTCTGCAACGCAGACAAAAAATCACACGTGCCCTCCAAACGGTTGTACCAGTTTTTCAGCACACTATTTTCGTGTTTG ACTCGTAACGCCAGAGCTGTGTTTCAGTTTTACCCGGAAAACTCTGAACAAATTGAACTAGTTACAAGCCAAGCAATGAAGGCTGGTTTCTATGGAGGTCTTGTAGTGGATTATCCGAATTCATccaaggccaaaaaatatttcctagtGCTGATGACCGGAGGTGTAGCCAAGCTTCCAACAGCACTGGGCACTGAAGAGAGCTCGGACCAAGTTAGTTACAGTCGGAAGCGAGATTTTGCCAAAAATGCTCGAGGAAAACCGCTGAAGAAATCTCGTGAATGGGTTCTGCAGAAAAAGGAACGCCGAAGGCAGCAAGGAAACGACACCCGTAAAGATTCTAGGTACACGGCGAGGAAACGTAGCGGAAGATTCTAA
- the LOC129757962 gene encoding dnaJ homolog subfamily C member 30, mitochondrial, which yields MNTLKTVSGICSILKLAQHADTCLSLGTAYPIIQRCISIYKILQSSHYDALGITPNSTQNDIKQAYYKLSKLYHPDRNEGSESAAEKFRAITEAYEVLGNYRLRKLYDKGILHTAGRQYSQPSAVSKEPEEDDAQTRFYKKRMTRTHVPDASGRTPIYDFDEWARNHYGSNFERRQKAEQKFRERQERDSIINTTTTQGYVVYAVAGLAMLYFFIFMHERSYDQPKVVAKEPQKKD from the coding sequence ATGAATACTCTAAAAACGGTATCCGGTATCTGCTCTATACTGAAACTGGCACAACATGCCGACACGTGCCTGAGCTTGGGCACGGCCTATCCCATAATTCAACGGTGTATCAGCAtctacaaaattctacaaagcTCACATTACGATGCCCTTGGCATAACTCCAAATTCAACCCAGAACGATATCAAACAGGCATACTACAAACTCTCGAAGCTGTACCATCCAGACAGAAACGAAGGAAGCGAAAGTGCGGCAGAAAAATTTCGAGCCATTACCGAGGCCTATGAAGTTTTGGGAAACTACCGCCTGAGGAAGTTATACGACAAAGGAATCTTACACACCGCGGGGCGACAGTATAGTCAACCTTCAGCGGTATCAAAAGAGCCGGAAGAGGACGACGCTCAAACACGGTTCTATAAAAAACGAATGACTCGAACGCACGTTCCGGATGCATCCGGGCGAACGCCGATTTACGATTTCGATGAATGGGCTCGGAATCATTACGGTAGTAATTTCGAACGGAGACAGAAAGCGGAACAAAAATTCCGAGAAAGACAGGAAAGAGATAGCATAATCAACACGACTACTACTCAAGGGTACGTGGTATATGCTGTGGCGGGTCTTGCAATGTtgtacttttttatatttatgcatGAAAGGTCCTACGATCAACCGAAAGTGGTGGCCAAAGAGCCGCAGAAAAAGGACTAG
- the LOC129757964 gene encoding uncharacterized protein LOC129757964: MYQQYLYQTFQKLPNLSADELKDLLNDDAKLDERVNQAVETLEAEKDSVLNNNRSRAEGNLEKEPQLIELRSRVNDLSEQGKVLANAVKEKSEALKSKSNGTNPDTVLALLQTAAAESEEESEQIVKQFLDNEISIDVYLDQFMTSRKTMHSRKLKAEKMTELVRNGINQQRSMQPPLHGLPAPGMAPYPPSSGFYPSSGVPYPIGPVSMPMPGMFRPPPY; encoded by the exons ATGTATCAGCAATATTTGTATCAGACTTTTCAAAAGTTACCAAATCTTAGCGCGGATGAATTGAAGGATCTGCTAAACGACGATGCTAAACTGGATGAACGAGTTAATCAAGCT GTCGAAACTTTAGAAGCTGAAAAAGATTCTGTGCTGAACAACAATCGAAGCCGAGCCGAGGGTAATCTCGAAAAAGAACCTCAATTGATTGAATTACGATCCCGAGTGAATGACCTTTCCGAGCAAGGAAAAGTCCTGGCCAATGCTGTGAAGGAGAAGTCAGAAGCACTAA AATCCAAATCCAATGGAACTAATCCAGACACTGTTCTGGCCTTGCTCCAGACAGCAGCTGCAGAAAGCGAAGAAGAATCGGAACAGATTGTCAAACAATTTCTCGATAATGAGATTTCCATCGACGTTTATCTAGATCAATTTATGACCTCACGGAAAACGATGCACAGTCGAAAACTGAAGGCAGAAAAGATGACCGAACTAGTTCGTAATGGCATAAATCAACAACGATCGATGCAGCCTCCTCTGCACGGTTTACCTGCTCCAGGAATGGCTCCGTATCCTCCTTCAAGTGGTTTCTACCCATCATCAGGTGTTCCCTATCCAATAGGACCGGTGTCGATGCCTATGCCGGGGATGTTCAGACCACCTCCGTATTGA
- the LOC129757963 gene encoding uncharacterized protein C9orf85 homolog, whose protein sequence is MSSKRGDHGKRTRAQKHQNTFAFKNDLHDKHTPLIKLINNLNVCEVCERCKEQIEWKIKYRKYKPLTQPKTCNKCNERKVKRAYHVLCRDCALSSKCCAKCLKAADEVNIIPPDPTDAEKQKLKVEMDQLIKSLPERKRRTFLRYMNKGKKNEKNSEAQEDSDYENEGVTVKARNKIDYTPRTREELMEKFEQLKLANNEDDEGDDLFTDDDGEDYDDFSDDSLPT, encoded by the coding sequence atgaGTTCGAAGCGTGGTGACCACGGTAAGCGAACTAGGGCTCAAAAGCACCAGAATACCTTTGCCTTCAAAAATGACTTGCATGACAAGCATACTCCTTTGATCAAACTGATCAATAATTTGAACGTATGTGAAGTTTGCGAACGTTGCAAGGAACAGATCGAATGGAAAATCAAATATCGGAAGTACAAACCGCTAACTCAACCGAAAACATGCAACAAGTGTAACGAGCGTAAGGTCAAACGGGCCTATCATGTGTTGTGCCGAGATTGTGCTTTGAGCAGTAAATGCTGCGCCAAGTGCCTGAAGGCAGCCGACGAAGTTAATATCATTCCTCCGGATCCAACCGACGCGGAAAAGCAAAAGCTGAAGGTAGAAATGGACCAGCTTATCAAGTCACTTCCAGAGCGCAAACGAAGAACATTTTTGCGTTACATGAACAAGGGTAAGAAAAACGAAAAGAACTCCGAGGCACAGGAAGATTCAGATTATGAAAATGAAGGAGTAACGGTTAAGGCCAGGAATAAGATTGACTATACGCCCAGGACTCGCGAGGAACTGATGGAAAAGTTCGAGCAGCTTAAATTAGCGAACAACGAAGACGATGAAGGAGATGATCTGTTCACCGATGACGACGGCGAAGATTATGATGATTTCAGCGATGATAGTCTACCGACTTAA
- the LOC129757960 gene encoding alpha-tocopherol transfer protein-like has translation MAHDFDFDLEEALKREGINKDELKALRTPAVEGVPFEITDKLLACFYDACNKKVEDARKVLKIYYEVKKSAPELFNNRDPFDAKIRHCFQHQDYFPLPPTPAGYSVIYHRLSSPKASNYNFNDAVKTYFMLLDSCLYTQGPRPGLICLFDMSNVGLTHLLRVNMTTLRNFFHYLQDALPAKLKAIHVLNAVSFFDKVLYLIKPFLRAEILNMLFLHPVNANLDKLYDEWIPRSCLPSDYGGELKSVAELHQDHIKKFEQMQPFFIAEERVRTGKSNLIDETREKIKSLDID, from the exons ATGGCAcacgattttgattttgatctgGAAGAGGCCCTTAAGCGAGAAGGAATCAACAAGGATGAGCTAAAAGCCCTGAGGACCCCGGCTGTCGAAGGAGTTCCGTTCGAAATCACCGATAAACTACTGGCTTGCTTCTACGATGCGTGCAACAAAAAAGTAGAAGACGCacgaaaagttttgaaaatctacTACGAAGTCAAGAAATCTGCTCCGGAGCTGTTCAACAACAGAGATCCATTTGATGCAAAGATACGACATTGTTTTCAGCATCA AGATTATTTTCCGTTACCTCCAACTCCTGCCGGGTACTCGGTGATTTATCACAGATTAAGCAGCCCGAAAGCATCGAACTACAACTTCAATGACGCTGTCAAAACATACTTCATGCTGCTAGATTCTTGTCTTTACACCCAGGGACCTCGTCCAGGATTGATATGCCTATTCGACATGAGCAACGTCGGATTAACACATCTACTACGGGTCAACATGACAACCTTACGAAATTTCTTCCATTACCTCCAAGATGCATTGCCCGCCAAACTGAAAGCCATCCACGTGTTGAATGCCGTCTCTTTCTTCGATAAAGTCCTGTACCTTATCAAACCGTTTCTCCGTGCCGAAATTCTCAATATG cttttccTACACCCCGTAAATGCCAATCTAGATAAGCTGTACGACGAGTGGATTCCTCGCAGTTGCCTTCCGTCGGATTATGGCGGGGAGCTGAAATCGGTAGCAGAACTGCACCAGGACCACATTAAGAAGTTTGAGCAAATGCAACCTTTCTTCATCGCAGAGGAACGGGTGCGGACTGGAAAATCCAATTTGATAGACGAAACAcgggaaaaaattaaatctctCGACATAGATTAG